From the genome of Vallitalea okinawensis, one region includes:
- the metG gene encoding methionine--tRNA ligase gives MSKDTYYITTAIAYTSRKPHIGNTYEAVLTDAIARFKRLQGHDVFFLTGTDEHGQKIQENAEQAGISPKVYVDQVAGQIKDIWDLMQTSYDKFIRTTDDDHVKVVQKIFKKLYDQGDIYKGEYEGLYCVPCESFFTETQLVDGKCPDCGREVEKTKEEAYFFKMSKYQDRLMQYIEDHPEFIQPESRKKEMVNNFLKPGLQDLCVSRTSFTWGIPVTFDEKHVVYVWIDALSNYITALGYDPEGSGELYSKYWPADVHVIGKDILRFHTIYWPIMLMALDIPLPKQIFGHPWLLSGQDKMSKSKGNVMYADDLARHFGVDGVRYYVLHEMPFGSDGTITYETLISRFNSDLANTLGNLVNRTVAMINKYFDGEIKAPEIKDAIDEELIALVEETPAKVEAKMNELHVADALDEIWTLIRRSNKYIDETMPWVLGKDEEHYPRLQTVLYNLVESIRTIAVLLRAFLPETSAKIFDQINTDAKEWDTVGRFGATIAGSKVVSKAVPLFNRLDEKKKLAEIEAEIDAKMAEAKEKEEKKAPKEEKKEEKPAYLNFDDFLKVEMKIGEVLACEKVKGADKLLKSQIKIGEETRQIVSGIAKYYSPEEMVGKKVVVVTNLKPVKLRGELSEGMILAASDESGQLKVVTVDGDIESGSSVS, from the coding sequence ATGAGTAAAGATACGTATTATATTACTACTGCCATTGCTTATACATCAAGAAAACCACATATAGGTAATACTTATGAAGCAGTTTTGACAGATGCTATAGCTAGATTTAAACGTCTACAAGGGCATGATGTTTTCTTCTTGACAGGTACTGATGAGCATGGTCAAAAAATTCAAGAAAATGCAGAACAAGCAGGTATATCACCAAAAGTTTATGTGGATCAAGTAGCTGGTCAGATTAAAGACATTTGGGATCTTATGCAAACTAGTTATGATAAATTTATCAGAACAACCGATGATGATCACGTAAAAGTTGTTCAAAAAATCTTTAAGAAATTATATGATCAAGGTGATATATATAAGGGTGAATATGAAGGGTTATATTGTGTACCTTGTGAATCTTTCTTTACAGAAACACAGCTAGTTGATGGGAAATGCCCCGATTGCGGTCGTGAAGTAGAAAAGACAAAAGAGGAAGCCTATTTCTTTAAGATGAGTAAATACCAAGATAGATTAATGCAATATATAGAAGATCATCCTGAGTTTATTCAGCCAGAATCACGCAAAAAAGAGATGGTTAATAACTTCTTAAAACCAGGTCTACAAGATTTATGTGTTTCTCGTACATCTTTCACTTGGGGGATTCCTGTTACTTTTGATGAGAAACATGTTGTTTATGTTTGGATAGATGCTTTATCAAACTATATTACCGCATTAGGGTATGATCCCGAAGGATCTGGAGAATTATATAGTAAATATTGGCCTGCAGATGTTCATGTTATAGGTAAAGATATTTTAAGATTCCATACCATTTACTGGCCAATCATGTTAATGGCTTTGGATATCCCATTACCTAAGCAGATATTTGGACACCCATGGTTATTATCAGGTCAAGATAAAATGAGCAAATCAAAAGGAAATGTTATGTATGCGGATGACTTAGCAAGACATTTTGGTGTTGATGGCGTACGTTATTATGTTTTACATGAGATGCCTTTTGGCAGTGATGGTACTATAACTTATGAAACTTTGATCAGTCGTTTTAATTCAGATTTGGCTAATACATTGGGCAACTTAGTTAATAGAACCGTTGCCATGATTAATAAATATTTTGATGGAGAAATTAAAGCTCCAGAGATCAAAGATGCTATCGATGAAGAATTGATTGCATTAGTTGAAGAAACTCCTGCAAAGGTTGAAGCTAAGATGAATGAACTTCATGTGGCTGACGCTTTAGATGAGATTTGGACTCTTATTCGTAGAAGTAATAAATATATTGATGAAACGATGCCTTGGGTTCTTGGTAAAGATGAAGAGCATTATCCAAGACTTCAAACTGTATTATACAACTTAGTTGAGTCTATACGTACCATTGCAGTTCTTTTAAGAGCTTTCTTACCAGAAACAAGTGCTAAAATATTTGATCAAATCAATACAGATGCAAAAGAATGGGATACCGTGGGTAGGTTTGGTGCCACTATAGCAGGATCAAAAGTTGTTAGTAAAGCAGTACCTCTTTTCAACCGCTTAGATGAAAAGAAAAAACTTGCAGAAATCGAAGCCGAAATTGATGCAAAAATGGCAGAGGCTAAAGAAAAAGAGGAAAAGAAAGCTCCAAAAGAAGAGAAGAAAGAAGAAAAACCAGCATATCTTAACTTCGATGATTTCTTGAAAGTAGAGATGAAGATTGGAGAAGTTCTTGCTTGTGAAAAAGTGAAAGGTGCAGATAAGCTTCTTAAGTCTCAGATTAAAATCGGCGAAGAAACAAGACAGATTGTATCAGGTATTGCTAAATATTATTCTCCTGAAGAGATGGTAGGTAAGAAAGTTGTTGTAGTCACTAACTTAAAACCTGTCAAACTTAGAGGTGAATTATCAGAAGGGATGATACTTGCTGCATCTGATGAGAGCGGACAACTTAAGGTTGTGACAGTAGATGGTGACATAGAAAGCGGTTCTTCAGTAAGTTAA
- a CDS encoding TatD family hydrolase, which produces MFFDSHAHYDDKKFKKDLDAIMKKIKEAGVDYVVNVGADVDTSLKSLELADQYDFIYASVGVHPHDVKDLMEEDIEKLYGMAATHDKVVAFGEIGLDYHYDYSPRELQKEWFVEQIELAKELELPIIVHSREASQDTYNILKDYKGNMFGGVIHCFSGSAELAKEYVKDDYYIGIGGVITFPNAKKTIEVVKEIPLDYLLIETDCPYLAPVPHRGQRNDSSNLKFIAEKIAELKGVSLEEVAEKTMANAKKLYGIQ; this is translated from the coding sequence ATGTTTTTTGATAGTCATGCTCATTATGATGACAAGAAGTTTAAAAAAGATCTAGACGCTATTATGAAGAAGATAAAAGAAGCTGGTGTTGATTACGTTGTCAATGTTGGCGCAGATGTGGATACATCCTTGAAATCTTTAGAACTAGCTGATCAATATGATTTTATTTATGCCTCTGTAGGTGTTCATCCACATGATGTAAAAGATCTTATGGAAGAGGATATAGAAAAGTTATATGGAATGGCTGCTACCCATGATAAGGTTGTAGCTTTTGGTGAAATCGGTTTAGATTATCATTATGATTATTCTCCAAGAGAGTTACAAAAAGAGTGGTTCGTTGAACAAATTGAATTAGCAAAAGAATTAGAGTTACCTATTATTGTTCATTCTAGAGAGGCTTCACAAGATACGTATAACATTTTAAAAGACTATAAAGGAAATATGTTTGGTGGTGTCATACACTGCTTTTCAGGATCCGCTGAATTAGCGAAGGAATATGTCAAAGATGACTATTATATTGGCATTGGAGGGGTTATTACTTTCCCTAATGCAAAGAAAACAATTGAGGTTGTAAAGGAGATTCCTTTAGATTATCTACTAATTGAAACAGACTGCCCATATTTAGCGCCAGTACCTCATAGAGGTCAGAGAAATGATTCTTCAAATCTCAAGTTTATAGCTGAAAAAATAGCAGAATTAAAAGGAGTTAGCCTAGAAGAAGTGGCAGAAAAAACGATGGCTAATGCTAAAAAATTGTATGGCATTCAATAA
- a CDS encoding response regulator transcription factor, with the protein MAHSILLAEDDQDLSYILKSYLQKSGYLVDVVKDGAEVIPIFKKNYYDIILLDINLPHVSGYEICKQVRDTSKVPIIIISCNDKIDQRLEGFELGADDYMIKPIDYRELICRIKARLNSSARRSKNNRQLNFEGMIIDIEKRQVRVQDKLIKLTQIEFNILKLLALNSQKTFSFDELHQYLWQEDRLPTDRALAVHISNLRKKIQIKGMPSYVITVRGVGYKFNEHLAR; encoded by the coding sequence ATGGCGCATAGTATACTATTAGCAGAAGATGATCAGGACCTTTCATATATATTGAAATCCTATTTGCAGAAATCAGGATACCTTGTTGATGTGGTCAAGGATGGTGCCGAAGTTATCCCAATTTTCAAAAAAAACTACTATGATATTATACTACTGGATATTAATTTACCTCATGTATCTGGTTATGAAATTTGCAAGCAAGTGAGAGACACAAGTAAAGTGCCAATTATTATTATCAGTTGCAACGACAAGATTGATCAAAGGTTAGAAGGGTTTGAGTTAGGGGCTGATGACTATATGATTAAGCCTATTGACTATAGAGAATTAATTTGTCGTATAAAGGCCAGGTTAAATAGTTCGGCAAGAAGATCAAAGAATAACAGACAGCTCAACTTTGAAGGGATGATCATTGATATTGAAAAGCGACAAGTAAGAGTGCAGGATAAACTGATCAAGTTGACTCAGATTGAATTTAATATTCTTAAATTATTAGCATTAAACAGTCAAAAAACGTTCTCCTTTGATGAGTTGCATCAATATCTATGGCAGGAGGATAGATTACCTACTGACAGAGCTTTAGCGGTACATATCAGTAATCTACGAAAAAAAATTCAAATCAAGGGAATGCCCTCTTACGTAATTACTGTTAGAGGAGTAGGGTATAAATTCAATGAGCATTTAGCGAGGTGA
- a CDS encoding ATP-binding protein, with amino-acid sequence MKRLLLGLCLFSVLFLFCYHSVDANSTYGFFTEKEEDWLLNHDPIIIGYSVDYAPLEFIDIRGKPSGIALNWFIGIADSYGIEYEFASYDKNTSWQDALNDMKEGNIDVLTDVTPTDERQDYIFFTDPYESFRLLLVGNSSQDYLMKISNIRQLDHEKNTFYVTEGHWQEEYLNSTLNRAEIIVAKNMKEAFKYINEGQGYMLIELPVYNYYEENYSYNHIKIIGELDEEIHHSIGVNFENETLAGILNKILKQHELTVFIQNDMIEKQNRNYYLERFIFAIVFIGLLVLIPLVRLYFLTVRKNRKLQFEKADFVSKVFHNLKTPIAASLGYMQLLKEHEYTEESLDYINATEIRLMEVKSTIEKLSLMTSYQNKIDHQLVVVKLHNIYLQALYDMETIAIDKNIQLINEVDEDVYDEVFGNGSQLYQLFELLIDNAIKYTGVNGIIRIGSRSVGKGHIQLYITDNGIGIPETDVKLIFNKYYKGSNHHLSNSTGLGLAIAKEIIDHHNAKIKTKSKVDEGTTITITFKTIR; translated from the coding sequence ATGAAAAGATTATTATTGGGCTTATGTTTATTTTCAGTACTTTTTCTTTTCTGCTATCACTCAGTTGATGCTAATTCTACCTACGGTTTTTTCACGGAGAAGGAAGAGGATTGGCTATTAAATCATGATCCGATTATTATTGGGTATTCTGTGGATTACGCGCCTCTGGAGTTTATTGATATTAGAGGAAAGCCATCAGGCATTGCTTTAAATTGGTTTATAGGGATTGCTGATTCATATGGAATAGAGTATGAGTTTGCATCCTATGATAAAAATACATCATGGCAAGATGCTTTAAATGATATGAAGGAAGGCAATATCGATGTATTAACGGATGTTACACCCACTGATGAACGTCAAGATTATATATTTTTTACAGATCCCTATGAGAGTTTTAGACTTCTCTTAGTGGGTAATAGCAGCCAGGATTATTTAATGAAAATTAGTAATATCCGTCAATTGGACCATGAGAAAAATACTTTTTATGTAACCGAAGGACATTGGCAAGAAGAATATCTAAATAGTACCTTAAATAGAGCTGAGATAATTGTTGCTAAAAATATGAAAGAAGCTTTTAAGTATATTAATGAGGGGCAGGGGTATATGCTAATTGAACTACCCGTCTATAACTATTATGAGGAAAACTACTCTTATAATCACATTAAGATCATTGGTGAGCTGGATGAAGAGATTCACCATAGCATAGGTGTTAATTTTGAAAATGAGACTCTTGCTGGAATACTTAATAAAATTCTAAAGCAGCATGAACTCACAGTATTTATTCAAAATGATATGATAGAGAAGCAAAACAGAAATTATTATCTGGAGAGATTTATATTTGCTATAGTTTTTATAGGGTTATTAGTACTCATACCGTTAGTTAGACTTTATTTTTTAACAGTTAGAAAGAATAGAAAATTGCAATTTGAAAAAGCAGATTTTGTTTCTAAAGTTTTTCATAATTTAAAAACACCTATTGCTGCTTCTCTCGGATATATGCAACTATTAAAGGAACATGAGTATACAGAGGAGAGCCTTGACTATATCAATGCTACAGAGATAAGATTAATGGAAGTGAAAAGTACGATTGAGAAACTTTCCTTGATGACATCTTATCAAAATAAGATAGATCATCAACTAGTAGTTGTCAAGCTTCATAACATTTATCTTCAAGCGCTTTATGATATGGAAACCATAGCAATTGATAAGAATATTCAACTTATAAACGAAGTGGATGAAGATGTATATGATGAAGTTTTTGGTAATGGTAGTCAACTGTATCAATTATTTGAATTACTCATAGATAATGCAATCAAGTATACTGGAGTAAATGGAATTATTCGTATTGGTAGTAGAAGTGTAGGAAAGGGACATATTCAATTGTACATCACTGATAATGGAATAGGTATACCTGAGACAGATGTGAAATTGATTTTTAATAAGTATTATAAAGGTAGTAATCATCACTTAAGTAATTCAACAGGTTTGGGATTAGCTATTGCAAAAGAAATAATTGATCACCATAATGCCAAAATCAAAACGAAGAGTAAAGTTGACGAAGGGACGACCATAACAATAACATTTAAAACAATCCGATAA
- the rsmA gene encoding 16S rRNA (adenine(1518)-N(6)/adenine(1519)-N(6))-dimethyltransferase RsmA, with amino-acid sequence MKEFVATPNKTKEIINKYSFVFQKKFGQNFLIDTHVINKIIRSAEITKDDVVVEIGPGIGSLTQHLAEHAGQVLCIEIDKALIPILETDTLKDYDNVRIINQDVLKVDLKKIIDEDYNGKKIKVVANLPYYITTPIIMGLFEGGVPLDRIIVMIQKEVADRMQANPGTKDYGALSLAVQYYSEPEIVANVPPNCFIPRPKVSSAVIQLRKREDYGIKVTDEKFMFQIIRASFNQRRKTLVNGIKNSSLNIEKEKFLEVLKALDIKENIRGEALSLEQFAAIANTLKG; translated from the coding sequence TTGAAGGAATTCGTTGCAACACCCAATAAAACAAAAGAGATCATCAATAAGTATTCATTTGTATTTCAGAAGAAATTCGGACAAAACTTCTTGATTGATACACATGTTATTAATAAGATCATCCGCTCTGCAGAGATAACCAAAGATGATGTTGTTGTTGAAATTGGTCCTGGTATTGGCAGTCTCACACAACACTTAGCTGAACATGCAGGACAAGTGTTATGCATAGAGATTGATAAAGCTCTTATACCTATACTGGAAACCGATACCCTCAAAGATTATGATAATGTACGTATAATCAATCAAGATGTATTGAAAGTGGATTTAAAGAAAATTATCGATGAAGACTACAATGGTAAGAAAATCAAAGTAGTAGCTAACCTACCTTATTATATTACAACCCCTATTATAATGGGACTTTTTGAGGGTGGTGTGCCATTAGACCGTATAATTGTCATGATTCAGAAAGAAGTTGCAGACCGTATGCAAGCTAATCCAGGAACAAAAGACTATGGGGCATTATCCCTTGCTGTTCAGTACTATTCTGAACCTGAAATAGTAGCTAATGTTCCGCCTAATTGTTTTATACCTAGGCCTAAGGTAAGTTCAGCTGTTATTCAGTTAAGGAAAAGAGAAGACTATGGTATAAAAGTAACTGATGAAAAATTTATGTTTCAGATAATACGAGCCAGTTTTAATCAAAGAAGAAAAACACTCGTAAACGGTATAAAGAATAGTAGCTTAAATATAGAAAAAGAAAAATTTTTAGAGGTTCTTAAGGCATTAGATATAAAAGAGAATATTAGAGGAGAAGCCTTAAGTCTAGAACAATTTGCAGCCATTGCCAATACCTTAAAAGGATAG